TCCCTGCAAATCAGACGGGAATACAGCACGGATCTGCGGCTGCCCGCCCAAGACAGCACGAGCTTTGGCGGCGAGCCGCTTGCGCCTTCCGGGCGTTCGGTCCCTGGGCCGATCGTCAGGGAGCGGTCGCGCCGCAAGGCATCGATCCTGGGTCACGTGCTGAAGCTCGGTCTCAGGGTGAGCCTGAAACGTGCCGTCGTTTTTTCGATGCGGTTTGTGCGCCATCCCTTCCTTACCGCGCGCTGGATTGCTTTCCTCGGCGAGTTCAGCGAACGCTATCGCCTGGGGCTGCCGCATGACGACCTCGTGCGCAAATCGATCCCCACCTTCTTCCTGCACGGCGCGTCCTCGGGGCAGCGGCTCGATCTGCTGCTCAATCATTTCGACGTGGCGAGCGAGGTTTTGTCGCGCCGCTCACTGATGGCGCTCTGGTGCGGGGGCACGCTGGAGATGGGAACGGTTTCCGGTCGCAGCGAGAACTATCGTATCCAGCTGCAGTTGGCAGACCATTGCGGTGCCCGCCACGAGGGCGCCTTCGCGATCAGGCTTCGCCGTCAGAGCGACGACTATGCGCTCTGTACGGTCGGCTTCATCTTCGTGCGCAGCGGTGAGGATACCTACAGCCTTGCGATCGGCGGCATGCAGGGGCCGAAGGGCGAAGATGCGAAACGAGCGCTGATCACCGCAACGCGCGATCTCGGCGGTCTGCGCCCCAAGGATGCGGCACTGCTCGTTCTCCAGGGGCTGGTGGCGGAGGGGCACGCGGCCCATATCATTGCGGTTTCGAACGAAAAGCATGTGATCAACCGTCGTCGCCTCAAACGGCGCAAAATGATGAGGGCCGATCTCGACAGTTATTGGTGCGATCGCGGCGGGGTACCGTCCGAGCCCTTCGGCTTCTGTCTCCCGATTGCAGACGGCAAGGCCGTGCCCGAGGGTAACCGGCGCGACCAGAGCAAGCGGGCGTTTCGCGATATCGGTGCCTGGTTTTACTGACGCTAACTGTATGCCCGCGGGGCATGCGCCAGCTTTCCATGGCAACGGTCGCAACGTAGGGTGGCGTTTTTCGAATCAAGCAATATTTTGGAGATTGACTCATGGCGACAGCAGCTGCCGGCAAGAAAAAGGCGCTGTTTACCGGAGGATGCCTTTGTGGCGCGATCCGATTCGAGGCAAGGGCAGCGGCCGGCAAGCCGCACACGTGTTCGTGCAAGATGTGTCAGCGCCACTCCGGCGCGCTGACGGTGGCCTGGGTCGAATTCCCGCGGGACGTCGTCGCGTGGACCGGGCCCGGCGGAGCGCCCGCGGTCTATCGTTCGTCTGACTATTCCAGCCGCGCCTTCTGCTCTGCCTGCGGCAGCAGCATCGGTGCGATCGACGATGCCCCTGTGGTCGCCTTGCTGCTCGGCATCTTCGACAAGACGAACGCCGCCGAATTGATCCCGACCAGCCACAGCTTCCGCTCCACGCGGCCCAATTGGTGGCACGTGGAAGCGGTTAAGCCGTAGAGATTTGAAAGACGGGGAGAGCTCGCCCAACCGGTCGGGCGACGGTTCTAAAGCAGCCCCTTGGCGGCGGCTCCGATTGTGATGATACCGAAGGCGATCAGGACCAGGCCCGAAATGCGGGACACCCAGGCGACGAAACTGTCCGGCAGCTTTTTGCGGGCGATCGCCACACCTCCGCTTAGGAAAAACCACCAGCCGAGCGAGCCGAGGAAGACGCCGATAACGACGATGGCAGCACTCGGTGCGTCGCCGGCCTCGGCTAGGCCCAGACCCGCGAAGATCGCGGCGAAAGAGAGGATCGTCGCCGGGTTGGTCATCGTCAGCAGAAAGGTCGAGACGGTCGTGCGGATGAGGTCGCGTCCGCCGACATCGGCCGCAGCCGTCACCGGTTTTGGCCGCAATCCACTCCAGCCGAGCCAGATCATGAACAGGCCGCCAGCGACGCTGAGCGGCATCGCGATGATCGCGAGTACTGCTGCGAAAGCGGCAAAGCCGATCGCCGCAAGGGCCGCATAGGTGGCGTCGGCGGCCGCTGTACCCAACCCCCCGGCGACGCCCGCCCAGAAGCCGCGCTCCAGGGTGCGGTTGATGCAAAGCGCTCCGATCGGGCCGAGCGGGGCCGCGATCGCGAGGCCGAGCAAGAGGCTTTTTCCAAACAGCAATGTAGACATGGCATAGGGCTCCAGGCTGCAGCATGCTCGCCAGCCGATGGGGATGGAGCACGGGCAGCAATTCGAAAAAGTTGCAGCAGACTGACAGCGCCGCTCGTCTTAAAAGACGCGCTCAGGTCGCTGTGACACTTCAAGGCGCTGCATAGTTTTGCCTCCACATCGATATCGATCTGAGGGCTTATGCAGGTACGTCCGTCAGGCGCGCGGTGCCGTTGTCGTCAGGCTTTCCCGGACGGTCGACAGCGCGATCACCGTTTCGCTTCGCGCCAGGAACCGCCGTTGCTTCATATCCGCAAGGAACGGTTCGAGGTCGCCAAGCGACGGCATCCGGACCTTGACGCAGTAGGACCAGGCGCCGGTCACATGGTGGCATTCCGCCACGGCCGGGTGGCTGGCCATGAACGTCCGAAACGCTGCCTCGTCCGCATCCGGGGCAAGGCCCACCCAGACAAAGGCAAGTACGTCGAGGCCGAGCGCGCGATGATCGACCTCGACGGTGAAATTTCGGATCACGCCATTGGCGACGAGCCGGCGAATGCGTTCGTTGACGGCAGACGGTGACAATTCCACCGCGGCCCCGATATCGGTCAGCGATCGCCTCGCATCGTCAGCGAGAATTTCGATGATTTTTCTGTCAACGTCATCCATAAACAATGAATACGCTGTATATAGTAAAATGTACAGAGGAA
The nucleotide sequence above comes from Ensifer adhaerens. Encoded proteins:
- a CDS encoding DUF535 family protein, yielding MSLQIRREYSTDLRLPAQDSTSFGGEPLAPSGRSVPGPIVRERSRRKASILGHVLKLGLRVSLKRAVVFSMRFVRHPFLTARWIAFLGEFSERYRLGLPHDDLVRKSIPTFFLHGASSGQRLDLLLNHFDVASEVLSRRSLMALWCGGTLEMGTVSGRSENYRIQLQLADHCGARHEGAFAIRLRRQSDDYALCTVGFIFVRSGEDTYSLAIGGMQGPKGEDAKRALITATRDLGGLRPKDAALLVLQGLVAEGHAAHIIAVSNEKHVINRRRLKRRKMMRADLDSYWCDRGGVPSEPFGFCLPIADGKAVPEGNRRDQSKRAFRDIGAWFY
- a CDS encoding LysE family translocator, whose product is MSTLLFGKSLLLGLAIAAPLGPIGALCINRTLERGFWAGVAGGLGTAAADATYAALAAIGFAAFAAVLAIIAMPLSVAGGLFMIWLGWSGLRPKPVTAAADVGGRDLIRTTVSTFLLTMTNPATILSFAAIFAGLGLAEAGDAPSAAIVVIGVFLGSLGWWFFLSGGVAIARKKLPDSFVAWVSRISGLVLIAFGIITIGAAAKGLL
- a CDS encoding Lrp/AsnC family transcriptional regulator; its protein translation is MDDVDRKIIEILADDARRSLTDIGAAVELSPSAVNERIRRLVANGVIRNFTVEVDHRALGLDVLAFVWVGLAPDADEAAFRTFMASHPAVAECHHVTGAWSYCVKVRMPSLGDLEPFLADMKQRRFLARSETVIALSTVRESLTTTAPRA
- a CDS encoding GFA family protein; translated protein: MATAAAGKKKALFTGGCLCGAIRFEARAAAGKPHTCSCKMCQRHSGALTVAWVEFPRDVVAWTGPGGAPAVYRSSDYSSRAFCSACGSSIGAIDDAPVVALLLGIFDKTNAAELIPTSHSFRSTRPNWWHVEAVKP